One genomic region from Epinephelus fuscoguttatus linkage group LG8, E.fuscoguttatus.final_Chr_v1 encodes:
- the fzd1 gene encoding frizzled-1 has protein sequence MVYSRLLRTVWTLLFFILFLNVGIFRVNGQYGGGDRGMSIPEHGFCQPISIPLCTDIAYNETIMPNLLGHTNQEDAGLEVHQFYPLVKVQCSPDLKFFLCSMYAPVCTVLEQALPPCRSLCERARQGCEALMNKFGFQWPDSLACETFPVHGAGELCVGQNMSDRTEPEGPGPYPTERTIPDPMNGQFRCPASLRVPPYLNYRFLGQENCGAPCEPKRSHGMMYFSEEELKFARIWIGIWSVLCCASTLFTVLTYLVDMKRFSYPERPIVFLSGCYTMVSIAYIAGFLLEDRVVCNDRFDNDIRTVVQGTKKEGCTILFMMLYFFSMASSIWWVILALTWFLAAGMKWGHEAIEANSQYFHLAAWAVPAIKTITILAVGQVDGDVLSGVCFVGINSVDALRGFVLAPLFVYLFIGTSFLLAGFVSLFRIRTIMKHDGTKTEKLEKLMVRIGIFSVLYTVPATIVIACYFYEQAFREQWERTWISQTCKTYAVPCPIQNHPNMSPDFTVFMIKYLMTLIVGITSGFWIWSGKTLNSWRRFYTRLANSKQGETTV, from the coding sequence ATGGTTTACAGCAGGCTTCTTCGCACCGTTTGGactttactgttttttattctgtttttaaatgtgggaaTTTTCCGAGTAAATGGGCAGTACGGCGGCGGTGACCGAGGAATGTCTATACCGGAGCACGGATTTTGCCAGCCCATTTCCATTCCGCTGTGTACGGACATCGCGTACAACGAGACTATCATGCCGAACCTGCTCGGCCACACCAACCAGGAGGATGCGGGGCTGGAGGTGCACCAGTTCTACCCGCTGGTCAAAGTCCAGTGCTCCCCGGATTTAAAGTTCTTCCTCTGCTCCATGTATGCGCCCGTGTGCACGGTGCTCGAGCAGGCGCTGCCTCCGTGCCGCTCTCTGTGCGAGCGCGCGCGGCAGGGCTGCGAGGCGCTCATGAACAAGTTCGGCTTCCAGTGGCCCGACAGCCTCGCGTGCGAGACCTTCCCGGTGCACGGCGCGGGGGAGCTGTGCGTCGGGCAGAACATGTCAGACCGCACCGAGCCGGAGGGCCCCGGCCCGTACCCCACCGAGCGCACGATACCTGACCCCATGAACGGTCAGTTCAGGTGCCCGGCCTCGCTGAGGGTGCCTCCCTACCTGAACTACCGCTTCCTCGGCCAGGAGAACTGCGGCGCTCCTTGTGAGCCGAAGAGATCTCACGGGATGATGTACTTCAGCGAGGAGGAGCTCAAGTTCGCCAGGATATGGATCGGCATTTggtcagtgttgtgttgtgcGTCCACTTTATTCACCGTGCTGACCTACCTGGTGGACATGAAGCGCTTCAGCTACCCAGAGCGGCCTATTGTCTTCCTCTCCGGCTGCTACACCATGGTGTCCATCGCCTACATTGCTGGATTTTTACTGGAGGACAGGGTGGTTTGTAATGACAGGTTTGACAATGACATAAGGACTGTGGTGCAGGGCACCAAAAAGGAGGGCTGCACCATCCTCTTCATGATGCTGTACTTCTTCAGCATGGCCAGCTCAATCTGGTGGGTCATTCTGGCTCTCACCTGGTTCCTGGCAGCAGGGATGAAATGGGGCCACGAGGCCATCGAGGCTAACTCTCAGTACTTCCACCTGGCGGCCTGGGCCGTGCCCGCCATCAAGACCATTACCATCCTAGCTGTGGGGCAGGTGGATGGAGACGTATTGAGCGGGGTTTGCTTCGTGGGCATCAACAGCGTGGATGCCCTGCGAGGCTTCGTCTTGGCGCCTCTGTTTGTCTACCTGTTCATCGGAACCTCCTTCCTCTTGGCAGGCTTTGTGTCCCTGTTTCGCATTCGGACCATCATGAAGCATGATGGCACCAAGACGGAGAAGCTGGAGAAGCTGATGGTGCGGATAGGGATCTTCAGCGTGCTATACACTGTGCCGGCCACCATCGTCATTGCCTGCTACTTCTACGAGCAGGCTTTCAGAGAGCAGTGGGAGAGGACGTGGATCAGCCAGACGTGTAAGACGTACGCCGTGCCATGTCCTATCCAGAACCACCCCAACATGAGTCCTGACTTCACCGTCTTTATGATAAAGTATCTCATGACGCTTATTGTGGGCATCACCTCTGGCTTCTGGATCTGGTCTGGGAAGACCCTCAACTCGTGGAGGAGGTTTTACACAAGACTGGCCAACAGTAAACAGGGGGAGACCACAGTGTAA